A window from Actinomycetospora corticicola encodes these proteins:
- a CDS encoding oxygenase MpaB family protein, whose amino-acid sequence MQRWTLGAAERHRLATLDPQRDYAEIARTSLETLHGHRALVLAMFTVSFMKQVAVPTMGRILWRKGTGDIVTDTAARNDDTIVFFGRFLEHGPDSPEGIRWIERLNAIHAHFPIRNTDSLYTLGTLALDPENIAAAVGARPFSRVELEGQWRFWRAVAVRQHLEDIPDDREELRAWMHRYEEQEFAPSEGGRAVADALVEDFSRRVLPTSVRHLGPEILAAVCPENLRATHGLPRPRPAVTAAVRTAGRAYLDGVAVRPVPRLRSLVRTFGTRHGGAPGPDDVGYRSA is encoded by the coding sequence GTGCAGCGGTGGACCCTGGGCGCGGCGGAGCGCCACCGGCTCGCGACGCTCGACCCGCAGCGGGACTACGCCGAGATCGCGCGGACGAGCCTCGAGACGCTGCACGGCCATCGGGCGCTCGTCCTCGCGATGTTCACGGTCTCGTTCATGAAGCAGGTCGCCGTGCCCACCATGGGTCGCATCCTGTGGCGGAAGGGGACCGGCGACATCGTCACGGACACCGCGGCGCGCAACGACGACACGATCGTCTTCTTCGGCCGCTTCCTCGAGCACGGGCCCGACTCCCCGGAGGGCATCCGCTGGATCGAGCGGCTCAACGCGATCCACGCGCACTTCCCGATCCGCAACACCGACTCGCTCTACACGCTCGGCACCCTCGCGCTCGACCCCGAGAACATCGCCGCCGCGGTCGGCGCCCGCCCCTTCTCCCGGGTGGAGCTGGAGGGGCAGTGGCGGTTCTGGCGCGCGGTGGCCGTCCGCCAGCACCTCGAGGACATCCCGGACGACCGCGAGGAGCTCCGCGCCTGGATGCACCGGTACGAGGAGCAGGAGTTCGCCCCGAGCGAGGGTGGTCGGGCGGTGGCCGACGCGCTCGTCGAGGACTTCTCCCGCCGGGTGCTGCCGACCTCGGTACGCCACCTCGGGCCGGAGATCCTCGCCGCGGTCTGCCCGGAGAACCTCCGCGCGACGCACGGGCTCCCGCGTCCGCGACCTGCGGTGACGGCGGCGGTGCGGACCGCCGGCCGGGCCTATCTCGACGGCGTCGCCGTCCGACCGGTCCCGCGCCTGCGGTCCCTCGTGCGGACCTTCGGGACGCGGCACGGCGGCGCGCCGGGCCCGGACGACGTCGGATACCGCAGCGCATGA
- a CDS encoding aspartate/glutamate racemase family protein — protein sequence MPHAGILAANPHGAAQCFVTYCRLGAERLGGHVYPDVTLDYTGYGHTLNAWLAGDTVTATGNLARNVEHLAAAGAEFFVCPDNNVHLALDVMDGLALPGLHIAAAVADAATAAGARRVGLLGSGFILGSDLYPRWLGARDIEVEVPTGEDRERLHRAVLEELPGGRVTEETRAWFVDLVGRLAGRGCDAVALVSTELFPLLSAGTSPVPVIDSATVVGHRMLEIALGDVPLPTWRGGAVA from the coding sequence GTGCCCCACGCCGGCATCCTCGCGGCCAACCCCCACGGGGCCGCGCAGTGCTTCGTCACCTACTGCCGCCTCGGCGCCGAACGCCTCGGCGGCCACGTCTACCCCGACGTCACGTTGGACTACACCGGGTACGGCCACACCCTGAACGCCTGGCTCGCCGGGGACACGGTCACCGCGACCGGGAACCTCGCCCGCAACGTCGAGCACCTCGCCGCGGCGGGGGCCGAGTTCTTCGTGTGCCCGGACAACAACGTCCACCTCGCCCTCGACGTCATGGACGGGTTGGCGCTGCCCGGGCTGCACATCGCGGCGGCCGTCGCCGACGCCGCGACCGCCGCGGGCGCCCGACGCGTCGGTCTGCTCGGGTCCGGGTTCATCCTCGGCAGCGACCTCTACCCGCGGTGGCTCGGCGCCCGGGACATCGAGGTCGAGGTGCCCACCGGGGAGGACCGCGAGCGCCTGCACCGCGCGGTCCTCGAGGAGTTGCCCGGCGGTCGGGTCACCGAGGAGACGCGGGCCTGGTTCGTCGACCTCGTCGGCCGGCTCGCCGGGCGCGGCTGCGACGCGGTCGCCCTCGTCTCCACCGAGCTGTTCCCGCTGCTGTCGGCGGGGACGAGCCCGGTGCCCGTCATCGACTCGGCCACCGTGGTCGGCCACCGGATGCTCGAGATCGCCCTCGGCGACGTCCCGCTGCCCACCTGGCGAGGAGGCGCCGTGGCATGA
- a CDS encoding tautomerase family protein, with protein sequence MPVYQITTSGIDLSQEQRDTLAQQITKTHHDVTGAPDPFIRVVFTPMPLGVMYTAGKIEPSLILYGACRAGRSDQTRNELLHALYDVLQKVVDLPPDQVVVAISETESSWLMEGGLQLPPPTHDAEVEWMRQLNELFPGKYAQWT encoded by the coding sequence ATGCCCGTCTACCAGATCACGACCAGCGGGATCGACCTGTCGCAGGAGCAGCGCGACACCCTGGCGCAGCAGATCACGAAGACCCACCACGACGTCACCGGGGCGCCCGACCCCTTCATCCGCGTCGTCTTCACCCCGATGCCGCTGGGCGTGATGTACACGGCCGGGAAGATCGAGCCGTCGCTCATCCTGTACGGGGCCTGCCGTGCCGGGCGCTCGGACCAGACCCGCAACGAGCTGCTGCACGCGCTCTACGACGTGCTGCAGAAGGTCGTGGACCTGCCGCCCGACCAGGTCGTGGTCGCCATCAGCGAGACGGAGAGCTCGTGGCTGATGGAGGGCGGACTGCAGCTGCCGCCACCCACCCACGACGCCGAGGTGGAGTGGATGCGGCAGCTCAACGAGCTCTTCCCCGGCAAGTACGCACAGTGGACCTGA
- a CDS encoding DUF4232 domain-containing protein has translation MPASTSAAPSAVASSDGSSSGDASTRPNCPTGQLGVRLGAAEGAAGSTITPLVFTNSGSTTCRLRGFPGVSFVAGDDGHQVGPAAAEDGARAGEVDLAPGRSAHALVRITDSRNDDNATCVPTTVRGLRIYPPGDTAAAFVAAPQTACAQALLLHVETMEPGAS, from the coding sequence GTGCCCGCGTCGACCTCCGCGGCACCGTCCGCGGTCGCCTCGTCCGACGGATCCTCGTCGGGGGACGCCTCGACGCGGCCCAACTGCCCGACGGGGCAGCTGGGCGTCCGGCTCGGCGCGGCCGAGGGTGCCGCCGGCTCGACGATCACTCCACTCGTGTTCACCAACTCCGGCTCGACGACCTGTCGGCTGCGCGGCTTCCCCGGCGTCTCCTTCGTGGCGGGGGACGACGGTCACCAGGTCGGTCCGGCCGCGGCCGAGGACGGTGCCCGCGCCGGTGAGGTGGACCTCGCTCCCGGGCGGTCCGCGCACGCACTCGTCCGCATCACCGACAGCAGGAACGACGACAACGCCACGTGCGTGCCGACCACGGTGCGCGGGCTCCGGATCTACCCGCCCGGTGACACCGCCGCGGCCTTCGTCGCGGCGCCGCAGACCGCGTGCGCGCAGGCCCTGCTGCTGCACGTCGAGACGATGGAGCCCGGCGCGTCCTGA
- a CDS encoding CocE/NonD family hydrolase, translating into MNANANATWSGTEPGARRLNGPQTTGREYRDLSVPEFRVIADRDVVATMRDGAHLLADVYRPESPAQFPALVAASCYPRQIQDLGAPSGFIEAGATDFFVPRGYVHVIANVRGTAQSDGTFGLFDSQERRDLHDLVEWAAAQPWCDGRVGMVGISYFAAAQVGAAVEHPPHLQAIFPVALSADLYGVTRHHGLLNADFISAWIFAVALAAHHDAGLWRGTLFDLARRVLAVPALHERTGHAHGEAALATLRSVLRGRYDAEPWDRLWERAAVEHPLRDAFWDERSVLPALGSITVPTYLGCDWDNVPMHLPGTFEAWRALRGRPDVRMGLLPPQGLSWPWESLHVEALAWFDHWLKDRDTGITDGPPIRYWLAGAEGWRTADDWPPPGSVLAPWRLGPTGVLAAPEDEQDAGDATGARAEGRSFLRRTEDTRRPPHVHPLTLPPWLSWDSSRLDHHHDVVGDLELHLVATITDLDAAWIVVLQDVAPDGSVSDVTAGHLRAALRAVDESASRPGAPVLPCRVAEAVPPGEPVSYRIPLVPVAHRFRTGHRLRLVVAGDDQDPSVPAPLGMRHAIPGGSARSTVHPVSTLLLPILRG; encoded by the coding sequence ATGAACGCGAACGCGAACGCGACGTGGTCGGGGACGGAGCCCGGCGCGCGACGGTTGAACGGACCGCAGACGACGGGGCGGGAGTACCGCGACCTGTCGGTCCCGGAGTTCCGGGTGATCGCGGACCGGGACGTCGTCGCGACGATGCGCGACGGCGCCCACCTGCTCGCCGACGTGTACCGGCCGGAGAGTCCGGCGCAGTTCCCGGCCCTGGTCGCGGCCTCCTGCTACCCGCGGCAGATCCAGGACCTGGGAGCGCCGAGCGGGTTCATCGAGGCAGGGGCCACGGACTTCTTCGTGCCCCGCGGGTACGTGCACGTCATCGCGAACGTGCGGGGCACCGCGCAGTCCGACGGGACGTTCGGCCTGTTCGACTCCCAGGAACGCCGCGATCTGCACGACCTCGTCGAGTGGGCGGCCGCCCAGCCGTGGTGCGACGGACGCGTCGGCATGGTCGGCATCAGCTACTTCGCCGCCGCACAGGTCGGGGCCGCGGTGGAGCACCCGCCGCACCTGCAGGCCATCTTCCCCGTCGCGCTCTCGGCCGACCTCTACGGCGTCACCCGCCACCACGGGTTGCTCAACGCCGACTTCATCTCCGCCTGGATCTTCGCCGTGGCCCTGGCCGCCCATCACGACGCCGGGCTCTGGCGGGGAACCCTCTTCGACCTCGCACGGCGGGTGCTCGCCGTCCCCGCCCTGCACGAGCGCACGGGCCATGCGCACGGCGAGGCCGCGCTGGCGACACTGCGCTCGGTCCTGCGGGGCCGCTACGACGCCGAGCCGTGGGACCGGCTGTGGGAGCGGGCCGCCGTCGAGCACCCCCTGCGGGACGCCTTCTGGGACGAGCGCAGCGTCCTGCCCGCCCTCGGCTCCATCACCGTGCCCACCTACCTGGGCTGCGACTGGGACAACGTGCCGATGCACCTGCCCGGCACCTTCGAGGCGTGGCGGGCCCTGCGCGGCCGACCCGACGTCAGGATGGGGCTGCTGCCCCCGCAGGGCCTGAGCTGGCCCTGGGAGTCGCTGCACGTCGAGGCACTCGCCTGGTTCGACCACTGGCTCAAGGACCGGGACACCGGGATCACCGACGGCCCGCCGATCCGCTACTGGCTCGCCGGCGCGGAGGGCTGGCGGACCGCCGACGACTGGCCGCCCCCGGGGTCCGTGCTCGCGCCGTGGCGGCTCGGCCCGACCGGGGTCCTCGCCGCCCCCGAGGACGAGCAGGACGCCGGGGACGCCACGGGAGCGCGGGCGGAGGGCCGGAGCTTCCTGCGCCGCACGGAGGACACCCGCCGCCCGCCCCACGTCCACCCGCTCACGCTGCCCCCGTGGCTGAGCTGGGACTCGTCCCGGCTCGACCACCACCACGACGTCGTCGGGGATCTCGAGCTCCACCTCGTCGCGACGATCACCGACCTGGACGCCGCCTGGATCGTGGTCCTGCAGGACGTCGCGCCGGACGGGAGCGTCTCGGACGTCACCGCCGGTCACCTGCGCGCCGCCCTGCGCGCGGTCGACGAGTCCGCGAGCAGGCCGGGAGCGCCGGTGCTGCCGTGCCGTGTCGCCGAGGCGGTCCCGCCCGGGGAGCCGGTCAGCTACCGCATCCCGCTGGTACCCGTCGCCCACCGTTTCCGGACGGGCCACCGGCTCCGGCTGGTCGTCGCCGGCGACGACCAGGACCCGTCCGTGCCGGCGCCGCTGGGCATGCGGCACGCGATCCCGGGCGGCTCGGCCCGCTCCACGGTGCACCCCGTGTCGACCCTCCTGCTCCCGATCCTGCGGGGGTGA
- a CDS encoding TetR/AcrR family transcriptional regulator, which yields MARAVTRPHRGVSAVDRTAARRTRLLDAARDLIADQGSTSLSVDAVCGRAELTKRYFYESFTGLDALLTAVFDEATGALRSALVAALADAPAQFEGRIRVVVRSVLTALASDRGWSRLWAESPAHPLLRLRRHAVIDEFVAALAGELTPDRRHGQDPAITLLTLVAGITEVVDRRALLDLPIHDDALLESLVAVGVAACAPLRPDA from the coding sequence ATGGCACGGGCTGTGACACGACCGCACCGCGGGGTGAGTGCGGTCGACCGGACGGCCGCCCGCCGGACCCGGCTGCTCGACGCCGCGCGTGACCTGATCGCCGACCAGGGCTCCACGAGCCTGTCCGTCGACGCCGTCTGCGGCCGGGCCGAGCTGACGAAGCGCTACTTCTACGAGAGCTTCACCGGCCTCGACGCCCTACTCACGGCCGTGTTCGACGAGGCGACCGGAGCGTTGCGGTCCGCGCTCGTCGCCGCCCTCGCCGACGCGCCGGCGCAGTTCGAGGGCCGCATCCGCGTGGTCGTCCGCTCGGTGCTGACCGCGCTCGCGTCGGACCGCGGCTGGTCGCGACTGTGGGCGGAGTCGCCCGCCCACCCCCTCCTGCGGCTCCGGCGGCACGCGGTGATCGACGAGTTCGTCGCGGCGCTCGCCGGCGAGCTCACCCCCGACCGCCGGCACGGACAGGACCCCGCGATCACCCTGCTCACCCTCGTCGCCGGGATCACCGAGGTGGTCGACCGCCGGGCGCTGCTCGACCTCCCGATCCACGACGACGCCCTGCTGGAGAGCCTGGTGGCCGTCGGCGTCGCGGCCTGCGCGCCGCTGCGCCCGGACGCCTGA